TTGCCGATGACCAGGGGCCCGTTGAGCTTGGCGCTCGGGTGGATGATGGTGCCTTCGCCGATGTAGATGCCGGGCTCACGCTCGGGGTAGGGCATGTCGATCTTGACCTTGCCCTCGAGGATGTCGTAGTGCGCTTCGCGGTAGGCCTGGAGGTTGCCCACATCCTCCCAGTAGCCGCTCGCGATGTAGCCGTACATGGGGTCGTTGCGGCGCAGCAAGAGGGGGAAGAGGTCCTTGGAGAAGTCCACTTCCTTCTCGGGCTCCAAGAGGCGCAGGACCTCGGGCTCGAGGATGTAGGTGCCGGTGTTGATGGTGTCGGAGAAGACCTCGCTGGAGCTGGGCTTCTCGAGGAAGCGCTGGATGCGGCCCTGCTCGTCGGTGATGACGACGCCGAACTCGAGCGGGTTCTCGACCCGGTGCAAGAGCAGGGTCGAGAGGGACTTCTTCTGCTTGTGGTAGGCGATCGCCGCCGTCAGGTCAATGTCCGTGAGGCTGTCACCCGAGATCACCAGGAAGGTGTCGTCCAGGTACTGCTCGATGGCCTTGACCGAACCCGCCGTGCCGAGGGGCATCTTCTCCTCGACGGAGTAGGTGATGTTGACCCCGAAGTCGCGGCCGTCCCCGAAGTAGTTCTGGATGACCTGCGGCAAGTAGTAGAGGGTGACGAGGATGTCGGTGATCCCATGCCGCTTGAGGAGGTTGATGATGTGCTCCGCCATGGGGCGGTTCAGCATCGGAACCATGGGCTTGGGAATGTCGCAGGTGAGCGGGCGCAGGCGGGTACCGGAACCGCCGGCCATCAGAACAGCCTTCATCGGGAACTCCTTACTCCATCGTAGGGCGTAACGCTGAGGGTGGCTTGTACGGGATTATGTCGAAAATCTTAACATAAGGGCCCGTGCCTGATAAAGGGGGAGAAAGCCTTTCCGAACAGGTGACTCCGGCCTCATGGGCCGGGGCGATCGCCGCCGCCGAGCTTGCGCCCTTCGCGCGACACGTTAACGAACTTAACGTTCGTTCGCCACCTGCTTTTTAAAAAAGGGGGCAGGCCGATGGCCTGCCCCCTTCTAGGGAGCTAGGCGACAGGCAGGGCGCGACCCGCCTGGTGCAGGACCCGCTCGTAGACGCCGGTGGTGGCGCGAGCGATGTTCTGCCAGTTGTAGACGTGCTCGACCTTGTGGAAGGCGTTCTGGCCCAGGTAATGAGCGTACTCGGGGTTCTTGAGGACCTCGAGGACACCCCAGGCGAGGGACTTGGCATCCCCGGGATAGGTGGTGATGCCAGTGCGGGTGTGGTCGACGATCTCGGCCAGGCCGCCGGTCTCGGCGACGACCGTGGGGAGCTTGGCGCCCATGCCCTCGAGGGCGACGATGCCGAAGGGCTCGTACAGCGAGGGGACCACGTCCACGTCGGCGACCCGGTACAGGCGCAGCAGCGCCGCGTCATCCACGTAGCCGGTGAAGAGGATCTTGTTCTTGATGCCGAGCGCGGCCGCGCGGGCCTTGATCTCGGGCAGGAAGCCACCCTTGCCGACGATCACGAACTTGGCGTCGCGGTACTGGGCAAGGATCTTGGGCGCAGCCTCGACCAGGACCTGGGCACCCTTCTCGGGCACCATGCGGCCGACGAAGAGGACGATCTTCTCGTGGTCCATGGCGAAGCGGCGACGGAACTCCAGGCCGTTCGGGAAGTCGAAGGCGAACTTGGAATAGTCGATCCCGTTGGGGATGATGTCAACCTTGTCGGCGGGCAGGGCGAAGTTGTGCTGGACCTCGCGGCGCATGTAGTCCGAGCAGACGATGACCCGGAAGGCTTCGTAGGTGAGCAGCCACTCCTGCTGGTTGATGTAGGACTGGATCTTGTTGTGGATGCCGTGGTTGCGGCCCGCCTCGGTGGCGTGGATGGTCGCCGTCATGGGCACCCCGAGGGACTGCTTCATGGTGATGGCGGCCTGACCGACCAGCCAGTCATGGGCGTGCACCATGTCGAAGGGCTGGTGCTGGTGCAGGCGGATGGCCTGCTGCAGCATCCCGATGTTCAGGTGCATGATCCAGGTAGTGAAGTCGGTGGTCTGGTCCTGCGAGGGCTGGTTCTTGACCCGGTGGATGTGAACGCCCTTGCGGTGCTCGTACTCGGCGGTGTTGGGGTGATCGGCCGTGATCACGTGGATCTCGTGACCCTGCGAGGCCAGGGCCTCGGAGATCTCCTCGACGTGACGGGCGATGCCGCCCACGATCCGGGGGGGGTATTCCCAGCTCAGCATGCAAATGCGCATCGGTTGGTCTCGTTCCCTTTCATGGATGATTGGACGGGGAGTGGTCGCTTGGGTTCTGGGTTTTTCTTTACAATACTAACAGTATAGGGCATCTCGCCGCACCGGCGCGGTCCGATGCAGGTGCGTGACGATGGCCTCGAGCGCATCCGACGCACCGAAGCCGCCGGACTTGGTGACGACGCGCAGGCCCGAGCCCACCAGCTGGCTGCAAGGGACGGCCGGCAGGACCTCCCCCACGATTTCGAGCTGCTCGCCTTCGAGGGCCGCGCAGACGTGAGCCGCGGTCTCCCCGCCCACCAGCACCAGGTTGGTCACCGCACCCTGGGCGACGACCCGGCTCACCAGGCGGCCCAGTAGCCCCGAGAGGTGATGGCCCAGCTGGAAGGGGGTCATGCCGACGTCCACCCCGAAGCCCTGATCCCGCCCGAGCTGCTCGTCGCTCTCGACGGTCGCAAGCACCACGTCGAGGCCCGCGAAGAGGCCTTGCAGGACCTGGCGCGCGAGGCCTTCGAGCTCCTCATCGCCCTTCAGGACCAGTTGCCGCACGTCCACCGGCACCCGGCGGGTCTGCGGGCCGAGGGCCTGGATCTGGGCGAGGCTCGTCGGGTTGGCGCTACCGCAGACCACCAGCACGGGCGGAGTCCTGCCGACGAGCGCCGGCCCCTGGGGCGAAGGCTGCGCGCCCAAAAGGGGCGCCTTGCCGCTGACCCGGCACAGGGCGGCGGCGAGGCCCGCCGAGCCCGCCGGCAGGATCATGAAGGGCAGGCGATGGATGGCCTGGGCGATCGCGTCCAAATCCTCGCGGCGCGTGGCGTCCACCGCCACCAGCCGCACCCCCTCGGCCTGCAGGCGCAACAGGTCGAAGGCGATCGCTTCCCACCCGCGCAGGACCGACGAGAGACCGATAAGCCCCGTCCTCTCGCCCGAAGCCGCCAAGAGAGCCGGCAGGTACGACGCCGTGACCGGGGCGAGCGGGTCGCGGGCATAGCTCGAAAGCTCCACCGGCACCCCGTCCACCAGCTGGTAGCCGCCCACCGTGAGGCGACCGGCCTCGGGGAAGGCGGGGACCACGACCGCGAGCTGAGCGCCGACGGCGCGGCGCATGGCGGCCGTCTCGACCCCCACGTTCCCGCGCAGGGTCGAATCCAGCTTCTTGTAGAAAGAGCCGCAGCCCGCCCCCAACAGGGCGTAGACCGCTTCGCGGGTGCGACTGGCCGCCTCGTTGGCCTCCAGGTGACGGGTCGCGGCGTTGACGCTCAGGACCCCGACCTCGGCGCCAGCCGCCAACTCGCGCCCGTCCGGGGCGAACGAAGGCAGCACCCGGGTGCGCAGCCCCGCCTGGTGGAACTGCAACCCCGTGTCGCTTGCACCGGTCAGGTCGTCGGCGACGACCCCGATGCGCCGGGCGGCGAGGTTCAGAACGGCAGCTCCGCTTCGGCGCCACCGCCGCCGAAGCCACCGGGGGCTCGGCCGCTTTCCTGGCGGCTGCCCAGCAGGCGCAGGTTGCTCGCCGCGATGATGGGCATCTCGTGCTTCTGACCCTGCTGATCGGTCCAGCGGCTGAACTCCAGGCGGCCCTCGATGCCGATCAGGCTCCCCTTGCGCACGTACTCGTTCGCGATCTCGGCCTGCTTGCCCCACAGCTCGATGCGGAACCAGTCGGTCGAGTCGACGCCCTCGGCACGCTTGACGGGGCGGTTGACCGCCAGGTTGAAGGTGGTCTTCACGCGGCCGGTTTCGAAGTACTTGATCTCGGGGTCGGCCCCGACGCGCCCGACCAGGACCACGGAATTGAGCATGATCGCCTCCTCGCGGGAATCATTGCATAGTTGAAACGAATCGCTTCATCATAGCACGGGACCGGCGCCAAGCGCCGATCCGCAGGCTGGAAGGCAAGCGAGCAGCAAGCGGGCAGGAAGCCCACGGAGCCGCGAGCGGCTCAGGGGCTCAGCGCGTCCGCGTGAAGGCCGCCTGCTTCTGGGAGCCGCTGAGGGTGAGGGGCTTCTCCCCGACCGCGAAATCCGACGCGTAGGTCGCTCCCCCCGCGCGCCCGCCGCGCATGGCGAGGGTCGTCTCGGCGGGCGCCTGAGGACGGCTCGGCGCCGCCTCGAAGACCTGGGCGGTCTGGGTCGTGAGCCAGTAGTTCCGGCGCGCCTCCTCGCTCAGGTAGCCCGGCGGGTTGGTGAAGTTGCCGTTGAGGCCGTGGGCCGTCAGGATCTCGCCCATGCCGTTCGGGTGCACGTTGGCGATGCGGATCCCGAAGACGTTGGGGCCGGTCTGGTCGGCCAAAAAGACGTAGGTGTCCCCGTTCTCGCCCTTCGCCGTGAAGATCCGCTCCACTCCGCCGTCGCTGCGCGTTACGGTGGTCATGGTCCCGTTCATCACCAGCGGCAGCGAGATCCCGAGCGACTTGGCGTAGCCCAGCAGATCCGCCACGCCCACCTTGAGGGTGTTGGCGAGCGAGAGGGTCGTCGCCTGAGCCGACTCGGTCCGGTTGCCCGTCACGACGACCGGCTTGCCCGTAGCATCCCGGTAGGGGTTGCCGTTCGGATCGGTGAGGGCGGAGCCGACCGGCACCCCGGCGCTCGAGAGGGCCTGGACCGGCTGAGGGGCCTGCATGGCCCAGGCGGGAGCCGCCATCAGGGCCACCACGAGGCCAAGAACTAAACTCAATGCACGGAAGCCGACCATCTTGCGCGCTCCTCTCTCAAGGGGACGCAAGAATTGTCGGCGCTCCGGGCGATGAAGTGACGTCCTTTAAATGAAGCTTTCCTCAGCTTTAACCCCCGTCGCGGGGAGCGTTGACGATCTTGATGCGCTGCACGGTCGCACCGTCCTTGGTGGCCGTCATCTGGTAGGTGCCCATCGGCACCCCGTAGAAGGCGTAGTTGCCGTCCGCGCGCGAGCGGGTCGCCATCCTAAAGGAGTTGTCGCCCTCCAGGACAACGTCCGCCCCCGGGCAGGCCCGACCGTCCGGCCAGACCAAGTGGCCGATCACCGTGGAGTTCGGCTCCATGTAGACCGCATTGGCCTTGACCAGGCCGGCCGGCCCCGAGTAGGCCGCCTCGAGCGGATCCCCGGCAGGTGCCCCCTCGGCGAAGATGGCGAGGCGCTCGCCGCCGATCGGCAGGGCCGCCCCGGTCTGGGGATCGAACGGACGCATCAGCGCGACGGTCCCCCGGAACACGCCGGTGTTCGGACCCGTCTCGACGAGCGTCAGGGACTTGCCCGCCTTATCGGTCCCGGACGAGAGGACGACCGTGACCTTCTCGACCACGTCCGGCTTGGTGTTGGCACGGACGTCCCGGACCTCCACGTCCGCCGCCAGATCCGAGACGCTGCTCTTGATCCAGCGGATTTCGGCCGAGGGTGGCGCGGGCGACGTGTAGCGGATGGGGTCGTAGGAGCCCCACAGCCCGCAGCCCACAAGGGCGACGAGCGCCATGGGGCCGAGGAATTTCAGCTGCCGCATCATTTGGCTCCCATCTTCACGGCCTCAGCGGCCGCTTGCGTCTCCTTGTGCTTGGCCCCAAGGTAGGCGTCGATCGGCGCCGCCACGCTCAGGCCCAAGAGGCCGATGCCCCCCGTGCGGGCGAGGCCCTCGTTCTGGGTCTGCATCCCGTAGAGGGCCACCCCGTACATGGCAGCCGCCGCCCCGGCGTAGATCGCCCCGCGTCCCCAGTCGCCCACGTAGGCCTGGCCGGCCCCCGGCAGGATGAGCGAGGCCCCGGCCGCCACCCACGGATTGGGCAGGCTCGGCAGAGCACCGTCCGCCGGAATCTTGGGCATCGGCATGGTCACGACCTCCCCGTCGGCGATGGCCTTGCGGGGCACGTACGCCTCGGCGGGCGCGTCGGGCGTCACCGGCGGGGCCACCCGCGTGGGCGGCATCACGGGTGCAACCCGCGGCGCCGGGGCTTTCGCGCCCATCGCGAAGGGATCACGGGGGGCCGGGTGAGGCTGCTTGACGCGCGGCGTGGGAACGCGCGGGGAGAGCGAGGCGATGCGGATCCCTTTGCGGGGGTGCGTCGCAAGCGGAGCGCGCGACTGAAAGAGCTTCAAGCGCTGGCCGGGAAAGATCAGGTGCGGGTTCGTGCCCACCACCCGACGATTGAGAGCGTACAGGCGCGGCCACTGCGAGGCGCTGCGCAGCTTGCGCTCGGCGATGACCGACAGCGAGTCACCGGACTTGACGCGATACGTGGACTGGCTGGTCTGCGGTTTGGCCTCGACGCCGGGGGCCGCAAGCAGGACGGCCGCCGTCAGGCCGAGCGCCCAGGCGGCGCGCCGGGTTCCGTCTCTTCGAAGCATGGCCATGGGTCACCTCCCTCGGGTCTGTCGCGGTGGGGTGGACGTTCACGGTGATGCGAGGCCCGTCGATACCGGTTCGAAGCAAAGAAGCGAGGTTGGAAAGGAGCAATCGATACCTGCGATCATAGGAGGCAGGCAAGCGTCTGCCCCCGGCAAAAGGCACGAAGATCTTCGGCCCTCGTTGCCCGAAAGCCGCGTCCCATCCGGCTGCCGCCCCGCACCCATGCTATGATCGAGGGGCACGAGAGCGTCTCGCGACACGGCTGCTTTGAGCCGCGAAAAGCCCCTGCCCCGGCCCTTGCCGGGTCGGACGCTCCAAGGAGATGGCCGTGGACGCGATCCTCACCCACACCCACGCAGACTTCGACGCGCTCGGCGCCGCGATTGGCGCTCGCCGCCTCTACCCGGGCGCCGTGATCGCCCTGCCCCCCGCCCTCGACGCGAACGTCGCCCGCTTCGTCGGCCTCTACCGCGACGCCCTGGGCCTGACGCGGCTGGCGGATCTCGATCCCGCCGCCGTCTCGCGGGTCATCCTGGTGGACACCCAGGACCCCCAGCGTGCGGGCAACGTCAAGGGCCTGGTCTCACGCTCCGACCTGGTCTGGGAAGTCTACGACCACCACCCCCCGAGCGATCGCTGCCCCCCGGCCCGGGTCAAAGAGGTCCGCTCCGTCGGCTCCGCCAGCACGATCTTCGCCACCAAGCTCAAGGCGGCGGACGTTCGCCTCACTCCGCCCGAGGCGACCGGCATGCTGCTTGGGGTCTTCGAGGACACCGGCCGGCTGAGCTTCTCGAGCACCACCCCCGAGGACGCCGAGGCCGTCGCCTACCTCCTGACCCAGGGCGCGCGGCTCGATCAGATCGCCGATTACCTGGATCCTCCCCTCGATCCGGTCCAGCAGGAGCTCCTCACCGCCATCCTGGATCACATGGAGACGGTCGACTTCGAAGGCGGGACCGCCCTGCTCGCGGGGCTCGACTTCCGCTCGCCCCTGCCCGAGTGCTCGCTCTTGCTGGAGCGCCTGATGGCCCTCTACCGGCCGACGCTCGCGGTGCTCGCCATCCGTGCCGGCGACTTCACCCAGCTGGTGGGCCGCTCCCGATCGAGCGAGACCGACCTCAAGCGCCTTCTTGCCCCATGGAACGCCAAGGGCCACCCCTGCGCGGTCAGCGCCCACGACGCCACGGGTCCCGACCCGAAGGCCATCGTCGCCGAGGTGCGGGCCCGACTCGAAGGCGGCGAGCGCCTTTCGCTCTCCGCCCGCGACGTCATGAGCAGCCCGGTGCGCGGGCTCGCCTTCCACCAGACCGCCCGCGAGGCCCTCGAAGAGATGCGGCGCTGGGGCCACACGGCCATGCCCGTGCTGCACAACGGCCGGGTCCAGGGCATGATCTCGCGGCGCGACCTGGACCGCGCCATCCACCACGGCTTCGGCGAGCGCAGCATCAAGGGGCTCGTGGCCCGGCGCATCGAGACCGTCCAGCCCGACACCCCGATCGCCGAATTGCGCGAGCGGATGATCGCGTTCGACATCGGGCGCCTGCCGGTCGTGGACGGCGACCAGCTCATCGGCATCGTGACCCGCTCGGACCTGATCCGCGAGCTGGACCGCGAGCCCGGCCGCTTAGGCCCTCGCCCGGGACTCGATCTGGCCGAGCGCATCGCGCGCCTGTGGCCCGCGCACTGGCAAACGGTCCTCGAGACCGTGGGCAAGGTGGCGGGCGATCGCCCCGCCTACCTCATCGGCGGCTCGGTGCGGGACCTGGTGCTCGAACGCCCCAGCTTCGACATCGACGTGATGATCGAGGGCAGCGCCCTCGACGTGGCCCGGGACCTCGCGCACCAGATCGAAGGGGTCCGGGTCAAGCCGCACGAGGCCTTCGGGACCGCGCACGTCGTCTTCCCCGGCGGCGAGCGGCTCGACCTCGCCATGGCGCGGATCGAGCACTACCCGCACCCCGGGGCGCTCCCGGTCGTCTCGCCGGCCACCCTCAAGCAGGACCTCTCGCGCCGCGATTTCACGGTCAACGCCCTGGCCATGCGCATCAACCCGGGCCACTTCGGCGAGGTGAGCGACTACTTCGGCGGGCTCCTGGACCTCGAGACCCGCACCATCCGCGTGCTCCACCCCATCAGCTTCATCGAGGACCCCGTCCGCCTTTTCCGGGCGGCCCGCTTCGAGCAGAAACTCGGCTTCGTCATGGACCCCGTCACCGAGTCCTACGGCCACTACGCCATGGCCTCGGGGCGCTTCGACGGCATGGCCAATGAGCGCCTCAAGCTGGAGCTGCGCCTCGGCCTCTGCCTTTCGCGCGTCGCGCCGCTCTGCGCGCGCCTCTCGGAGCTCGGCGCGTGGCGGATGCTCTCGGCGACCCTCGCGCTCACCCCCGAGACCTCGCGCCGCATGCGGCGTTTCGACCGACTCATGCGCAGCCTGAGGCCTGCGGACCAGGCTGCGCCCGAACGGTGGCTCACCCCTCTAGCCCTCTTGGTCGATCCCCTCGAAGCGCCCGAGCGCAGCCGCGCCCTCGACGCCCTCAATCTTCGCAAGGACGAGCGCGCCATCTTGGAGGCCGCCCACCGCGGAACCTCCATGCTCTCCGAGCAGTCCAAGGAGTGGGAGGCGCGCTCCGACGCGGAGCTTGCGCGTCTGCTCGAAGGGATGCCCGACGAGGCCCTCTGGGCCATGGCCGCGTCCACGGCCAGTAGCACCCTGAGACGGCGCCTCTGGCGGTACGCGACCGTGCTGCGCCACCTGCGCCTCCAGCGGGTGGACGGCGACTGGCTCAAGGCGCGGGGGCTCCCCCCCGGGCCGCGCTACAAGGAGATTCTCGGCGCGCTCTTGGACGCACGCCGCTCGGGAGAGCTCGAGACCCCGGAGGCCGAAGAGGCCTTCGCCCACCGCCTCATCACCGACCGGAGCCAACCGGTCCTGTAAGGTTCCCACGAGAAAGGATGTCGCCATGTTCGGGCTACTAACGGGCAGCGCCGACGGTCATGACCTGATCAACCGTGCCCTCATCTGGCTGCCGCTCGCAGTCGTCTCGCTCTCGCTGCACGAGTTCGGGCACGCGGCGACCGCCTACGCCTTCGGCGACCAAACCCCCAAGTCGGACGGCCGCATCACCCTCAACCCCTTCGCACACCTGGACTTCTTCGGGACCCTCATGATGCTGCTGGGGCCGATCGGCTGGGCCAAGCCCGTGCGGATCGACCCTTCGGCCATGCGTGGCGGCCGCTTCGCCGAGCTGGTCGTCTCGTTCGCGGGCCCGGCCATGAACCTGCTGCTCGCGCTCCTCGCCGCCGCCGGTCTCAAGTACCTGAGCTTTACCGGGGAATACGCGGGAGCCAACGACGTCCTGCAGGTCCTGTTCTTCCTGAACATCGGGCTTGCCGTCTTCAACCTGCTGCCGATCCCGCCCCTCGACGGGGGGCACATCTGGCCCGCCATCCTGCCGCGCTCCCTGCACCCGGCCTACTACCACTTCCTGCCCTACGGCATGATCCTGCTCATCGTGCTGGTCATGTGGCCCGGCGCCAACTCCGGCCTCTCGCAGCTCGTCTACACGGTGGCGCGCTTCATCTTCGGGCTGCTGCCTTGAGCACCCGGGCCCTCACCCGCGTTCGGCAGGTCTGGGACCTGCTGACCAAGCGAACCTCACCCGAGGACGAGGTGTGGGCCCTCTCCGTGCTCCAGGGGCCCGAAGTCACTCTCTACCGTGGCATGCAGCGCTACGATCGCTACCACTGCACCAGCGTCGCGCGCCGCTTCGCCGAACTCGAACCGCCGGCGTGGGCCCTCAAGGGGGCGCTACTGCACGACTGCGGCAAGCCCTGGGGCTACGGCCTGTTCTGGCGCGTCTTCGTCGTGCTCTTCCCCGATCCTGACATCCCATCGGCTCCTCGGGCACGCCTGCCATGGCGCTGGGCGCAGCAGCTCTACCGCTGGCACGGCCTCTACGGCGCCGAGCGCGCCCGCGCGGCCGGGCTCAACGAGGATGCCTGCACCATCATCCGCGACCACCACGCCCGCGGGGCCGTTCAGGGCGACGCCCCCTGGCTCGCGGAGTTCCAGCGCATCGACGACGACTGAACCTCGACGCCTTCCCGCCGTTCCGCCTAACCTCAAAGGGGAGGGCTCTTTCCCACTCTACTTAGCGCGAAAGCTCGTCCGCGCGCGCCAAAAGACGCTCGGCGTCTCCGGTGATCTCCCAGAGCTTGTCCTTGGACTTGTCGCCCGATACGAGGCGCACCGCTCCCTTGGCCACCCCGAACAGCTCGGCGAGGAAGGCCTGGCAGGCGCCGTTGGCGGCGTTGTCCACGGGCGGTGCCGTCAAGCGCAGCTTGAGGCGCGCCTCGCCGCCTTCCCCGAAGAGGCCGCAGACCTCGTTGCGGCTCGCTCTCGGCTGGAGGCGCACCGCGAGGCGAATCCCCGCTGATATGGACCTGGCTGGCGACGCCATGGGCTCTCCTTCTTATCGGGAGCCTGTTGCCCCCATCGGCAGCATTGTAACCCAAGGAAGAAGGCCGCCCACTGGTGAGCGGCCTTCTTCCTTGGGTTTGGTCTTTTAGATCCGGACGGCGAACAGGGGGGCCGAGACCGGCATCTGCCACACGACGGTGTTCTTCGAATCGACCTCGATAACCCGGTTGTTGCCGGTATCGGCGATGAGGGTGGTGCCGCCGGGGAGGCGGATGGCGCTGTTGGGGTTGCTGAGGTTCTTGCCGTCAGCCACCGGGCGGCTGCCGCCGATCATCCACACGAGCTGGCCCTGGGGATTGACCTCCATCACGCGGTTGTTGCCGGAATCGGTGACGAGGGTGTTGCCGTTCGCGAGGCGGGTGGCGTGGGTCGGACGGTTGACGATGTTCCCCGAGCCGTCGCCCAGACCCCACACCGGGTTGCCGCTGCGATCGACCTCGACCAGGCGGTTGTTGCCGGTGTCGACGATCAGGGTGGTGCCGGTGCGCTGCCGCTCCGCCCAGCGGGGGGCGTTGAGGCGGGTCTTCATCTCCCACACCTTCTTCTCGGTGGCATCCATCTCGACGATGCGGTTCTTGCCGGTATCGGCGACCAGGATGGTGCCCGAGGGGGTGTAGTTGGCGCCGCGGGGGGCCTTGAGGCCGCCCAGGCCGAGGGTCATCCACGAGGTGGCGTTGTAGGTCTTGAGGGTGGTGCCCTTCTCGGTGGTCTCGACGACGGCGTCCTTGCGGGCGTCGGCGATGAGCAGGTTGCCCGAGGTGGGGTGGACCACGGCGCTCCAGGCCTCGCTGGTCTTGGCGTTGGCGACCGGGTTGCGCCACTGGTCGACTTCGAGGACCGTCGCGGTGCCGGTGATGACGGTGTGCTGGGCGCGGTTGCCGGCCGACTGGGGCGCCATCTCGATCACGAGCGAGTTCGAGGTGCCGGCCTTGACCGTCAGGTCGCGAACGCCGTCGTGGAAGCCCGCGTAGCTCGACTTGATGCGCTGCTGACCGGCGGGGACGTTCTCGAGCTTGTAGTGACCGGTGCTGTCGGCGACGGCCGAGACGCCGGCGCCCACGACTTCGACCTTGGCGCCGGGCAGGGCGCGCTCGGTGCCGGCGACCTTGACGGTGCCGGCGATGATGCCGCCGGGGCCCGCGTGGGTCTGAAGGGTGATGGTGACGGCCTCCGAGCGGCCGTTGCCGACGCTGACGTTGCTCGCGCGGCCGGTGGCGCCGTCGTACTCGGCGACCACGGTGTAGCCGTCGCCGGCGGGCAGGCCTTCGAACACCGCCTGGCCTTCTTCGTCGGCCTGGACGCCGGTGCCGGCCGCCTGGCCGTCCGCGTTGGTGACTTCGACGTTGGCGCCGGGGACGGGACCCTGGTCGTCCTGGACGAGGACGGTGAGCTTGGCGGCGCCGGCGGTGTCGCGGGTGAGGGGGGTGCGCCCGCAGCCGGTGACCGAGACCGCGACCAGCAGGGAAAGAAGCGCGCTGGCGAAAGTGATTCGCTTCATCTTACTTCCCTCCCACGGGCTTCTTGCCCATGTAGAACCGCATCGCGGGGGTGTTGCTCTTGGCCCAGGCCTTGGCCTTCATCGCGTTGTCCGGGCTGTCGTTCTTCACCGCGGTCACCGACCAGGTGTAGGTGCCGGCGGGATTGAGGACCTGGGTCCAGACCGCGGGCAGGGTCCCGGGCATCACATCCACCTGGTTGCCGTAGGTGATGTTGGTGCCGTTCTTGTGCGAGCGGTAACCGCGCCACATGGGCATCAGGGTCACGCTCGAGAAGACCTCGACGTAGTAGCCGTCGGCATCGCCCACCGTGCCCCAGGCGAACTCGGGGGTGGTCCCGGCCAGGTTGTCGGTCCCGTCGGCGGGCTTGAGGCTGTCCTTCGGGGGGATGGCGATGGGGTAGAGGGGGGTGGCGTTGTCCTCGCCCGCGGCGATCACGTTGCCGGCGTTGTCGAGGGCCTCGACCCGGTAGTCGTACTTGACGCCGATCTTGAGGTTCATCAGGCCGCCGTCCTGGTAGCCACGGAAGCTCGAAGGCACGTTGGCGCGGATGTAGAACTTCTCGTCGAGGGCGCCCTCTTCGCGGCGGCTGACGCGGTACTGGGCCGCACCCTCGGACTTGCTCCAGGTGATGGTGGTGTAGACCGAGGTGCGGTTGAACAGCGCGACGTTGGTGATGGACGCCAGGGGGTTGGAGGTGACGGTGTTGGCCACCACGCGCACGTTGACCTTCCCGGGATCCGAGGGGGGCTCGGGCTGGGGAATGGGCTGCGGGATGTTGGTGGGAACGTCGTCGCCGTACTCGTTCTTGGGGGTGCTGGGGACCTCTTCGCGCTGCTGCTTGGTGGGGGTCACCGAGCGACCGTCGGGGGACTTCTTGCCGGTGCTGTCGCCGGGCGAAGGGAGGCTCGAGCCGCAGCCGACGAGGGCCGTCGTGAGGATGGTGGCGGCAAGGGCCAAGGCTGCGTGACGCCC
The DNA window shown above is from bacterium and carries:
- a CDS encoding glycosyltransferase family 4 protein; this encodes MRICMLSWEYPPRIVGGIARHVEEISEALASQGHEIHVITADHPNTAEYEHRKGVHIHRVKNQPSQDQTTDFTTWIMHLNIGMLQQAIRLHQHQPFDMVHAHDWLVGQAAITMKQSLGVPMTATIHATEAGRNHGIHNKIQSYINQQEWLLTYEAFRVIVCSDYMRREVQHNFALPADKVDIIPNGIDYSKFAFDFPNGLEFRRRFAMDHEKIVLFVGRMVPEKGAQVLVEAAPKILAQYRDAKFVIVGKGGFLPEIKARAAALGIKNKILFTGYVDDAALLRLYRVADVDVVPSLYEPFGIVALEGMGAKLPTVVAETGGLAEIVDHTRTGITTYPGDAKSLAWGVLEVLKNPEYAHYLGQNAFHKVEHVYNWQNIARATTGVYERVLHQAGRALPVA
- a CDS encoding four-carbon acid sugar kinase family protein yields the protein MGQAGRDRERVRAQGEPDRHRGPPGVQPLDRSAGSEARDAHHRGEQPAPAGQPPGKRPSPRWLRRRWRRSGAAVLNLAARRIGVVADDLTGASDTGLQFHQAGLRTRVLPSFAPDGRELAAGAEVGVLSVNAATRHLEANEAASRTREAVYALLGAGCGSFYKKLDSTLRGNVGVETAAMRRAVGAQLAVVVPAFPEAGRLTVGGYQLVDGVPVELSSYARDPLAPVTASYLPALLAASGERTGLIGLSSVLRGWEAIAFDLLRLQAEGVRLVAVDATRREDLDAIAQAIHRLPFMILPAGSAGLAAALCRVSGKAPLLGAQPSPQGPALVGRTPPVLVVCGSANPTSLAQIQALGPQTRRVPVDVRQLVLKGDEELEGLARQVLQGLFAGLDVVLATVESDEQLGRDQGFGVDVGMTPFQLGHHLSGLLGRLVSRVVAQGAVTNLVLVGGETAAHVCAALEGEQLEIVGEVLPAVPCSQLVGSGLRVVTKSGGFGASDALEAIVTHLHRTAPVRRDALYC
- a CDS encoding carboxypeptidase regulatory-like domain-containing protein, giving the protein MRQLKFLGPMALVALVGCGLWGSYDPIRYTSPAPPSAEIRWIKSSVSDLAADVEVRDVRANTKPDVVEKVTVVLSSGTDKAGKSLTLVETGPNTGVFRGTVALMRPFDPQTGAALPIGGERLAIFAEGAPAGDPLEAAYSGPAGLVKANAVYMEPNSTVIGHLVWPDGRACPGADVVLEGDNSFRMATRSRADGNYAFYGVPMGTYQMTATKDGATVQRIKIVNAPRDGG
- a CDS encoding CBS domain-containing protein — encoded protein: MDAILTHTHADFDALGAAIGARRLYPGAVIALPPALDANVARFVGLYRDALGLTRLADLDPAAVSRVILVDTQDPQRAGNVKGLVSRSDLVWEVYDHHPPSDRCPPARVKEVRSVGSASTIFATKLKAADVRLTPPEATGMLLGVFEDTGRLSFSSTTPEDAEAVAYLLTQGARLDQIADYLDPPLDPVQQELLTAILDHMETVDFEGGTALLAGLDFRSPLPECSLLLERLMALYRPTLAVLAIRAGDFTQLVGRSRSSETDLKRLLAPWNAKGHPCAVSAHDATGPDPKAIVAEVRARLEGGERLSLSARDVMSSPVRGLAFHQTAREALEEMRRWGHTAMPVLHNGRVQGMISRRDLDRAIHHGFGERSIKGLVARRIETVQPDTPIAELRERMIAFDIGRLPVVDGDQLIGIVTRSDLIRELDREPGRLGPRPGLDLAERIARLWPAHWQTVLETVGKVAGDRPAYLIGGSVRDLVLERPSFDIDVMIEGSALDVARDLAHQIEGVRVKPHEAFGTAHVVFPGGERLDLAMARIEHYPHPGALPVVSPATLKQDLSRRDFTVNALAMRINPGHFGEVSDYFGGLLDLETRTIRVLHPISFIEDPVRLFRAARFEQKLGFVMDPVTESYGHYAMASGRFDGMANERLKLELRLGLCLSRVAPLCARLSELGAWRMLSATLALTPETSRRMRRFDRLMRSLRPADQAAPERWLTPLALLVDPLEAPERSRALDALNLRKDERAILEAAHRGTSMLSEQSKEWEARSDAELARLLEGMPDEALWAMAASTASSTLRRRLWRYATVLRHLRLQRVDGDWLKARGLPPGPRYKEILGALLDARRSGELETPEAEEAFAHRLITDRSQPVL
- a CDS encoding site-2 protease family protein, which codes for MFGLLTGSADGHDLINRALIWLPLAVVSLSLHEFGHAATAYAFGDQTPKSDGRITLNPFAHLDFFGTLMMLLGPIGWAKPVRIDPSAMRGGRFAELVVSFAGPAMNLLLALLAAAGLKYLSFTGEYAGANDVLQVLFFLNIGLAVFNLLPIPPLDGGHIWPAILPRSLHPAYYHFLPYGMILLIVLVMWPGANSGLSQLVYTVARFIFGLLP